The following are from one region of the Anguilla rostrata isolate EN2019 chromosome 7, ASM1855537v3, whole genome shotgun sequence genome:
- the foxe1 gene encoding forkhead box protein E1 codes for MTTEGQPCDESSTLRTLICVHKTMPVVKVEKEISSDVSPSTASTPTEEIPRGRRRKRPLQRGKPPYSYIALISMAIANSPDRKLTLGGIYRFITEKFPFYRDNSKKWQNSIRHNLTLNDCFIKIPREPGRPGKGNYWALDPNAEDMFESGSFLRRRKRFKRCDLSTYPAYVHDTPVFTQMQVTRSSYSGSMYSNVAVNPSYGQQITSPYYAPSSPNFSPGQSRMFGISGFIGHHSGMGPGADLIQQPGGSFSPDLGSANSCNLPGASFQTQSCRGAMLTRPSNHASFSYTLPNGHLSGQSTYSQANNQIYGPSGRFGIPGSSIVANDCVDPYGRMSPVLPPSLAQYSGGDGMATTNPYLRHQAYSGNMERFVSAI; via the coding sequence ATGACAACGGAAGGACAACCTTGCGACGAATCCTCGACTCTCAGGACGCTGATTTGTGTCCATAAAACAATGCCCGTGGTTAAAGTTGAGAAAGAAATATCCTCCGATGTTTCTCCATCTACCGCCAGCACTCCCACGGAGGAAATCCCCAGAGGCCGCAGGAGGAAACGGCCCCTTCAACGGGGCAAACCCCCTTACAGTTACATCGCGCTGATTTCTATGGCCATCGCTAACTCTCCGGACCGTAAACTGACTTTGGGGGGGATTTACAGATTTATCACGGAGAAGTTTCCATTCTACCGGGACAACTCCAAGAAGTGGCAAAACTCTATACGTCATAACTTGACGCTTAACGACTGCTTCATCAAGATACCACGTGAGCCCGGGAGGCCCGGAAAGGGCAACTACTGGGCCCTGGACCCCAATGCCGAGGACATGTTCGAGAGCGGAAGCTTTCTCAGGCGAAGGAAGCGCTTCAAGCGATGCGATTTATCCACCTACCCGGCATACGTCCACGACACCCCCGTGTTCACACAGATGCAGGTGACCCGGTCTTCGTATTCCGGCTCCATGTATTCCAACGTGGCAGTAAACCCGTCCTACGGCCAGCAGATAACATCGCCGTACTATGCACCCTCTTCGCCGAACTTCAGTCCCGGCCAGTCCCGAATGTTTGGCATCAGCGGCTTCATCGGGCACCACAGCGGAATGGGACCCGGCGCTGACCTCATCCAGCAGCCTGGCGGCAGTTTCAGTCCGGATCTCGGCTCGGCCAACTCCTGCAACCTGCCTGGCGCGAGCTTCCAAACCCAGTCTTGCAGAGGGGCGATGCTGACCCGGCCCTCCAATCACGCGTCTTTCTCCTACACACTGCCAAACGGACACCTGTCGGGACAGAGCACATATTCGCAGGCGAACAATCAGATTTACGGGCCTTCGGGTCGATTTGGGATTCCTGGTTCTTCTATAGTGGCGAATGACTGTGTGGACCCGTACGGGAGAATGTCTCCCGTCTTGCCCCCGTCGTTAGCTCAGTATAGCGGCGGTGATGGCATGGCTACCACAAACCCCTATCTCAGACACCAAGCATATTCTGGTAACATGGAAAGATTTGTGTCTGCAATTTGA